A genomic segment from Spinacia oleracea cultivar Varoflay chromosome 3, BTI_SOV_V1, whole genome shotgun sequence encodes:
- the LOC130469774 gene encoding uncharacterized protein, which produces MGIDGSINPMLLQVYAKLTGDKPHIQWNKVVWNRLNVPKHRFICWLAMQNRLQTTTKLAKIGVSTSADCLICKQADEIHEHLFFSCQYSQLCLQGLATWFGIHLTSTSLQNGISSIKRGRYSKFRTQVCYAGVAALVYLIWKSRNQSFWENFVPTVHSVMGSLKQIVKDRITTVISQKVNRRDSENVKM; this is translated from the exons ATGGGGATTGATGGGAGTATCAACCCAATGCTTCTGCAA GTGTATGCCAAACTTACTGGTGATAAGCCTCATATTCAGTGGAATAAGGTGGTATGGAATAGGTTGAATGTGCCAAAACATAGGTTTATATGTTGGCTTGCTATGCAGAATAGATTACAGACTACAACCAAGCTAGCAAAAATTGGGGTTAGTACTTCTGCTGATTGTTTAATTTGCAAGCAAGCTGATGAGATTCATGAGCATCTGTTTTTCAGTTGTCAGTACAGCCAACTGTGCCTTCAAGGTCTTGCTACATGGTTTGGTATTCATCTTACCAGTACAAGTTTGCAGAATGGAATCAGCAGTATTAAAAGAGGAAGGTATTCTAAATTCAGAACTCAAGTATGTTATGCAGGGGTGGCAGCTCTGGTATATTTGATTTGGAAAAGTAGAAATCAAAGCTTCTGGGAAAATTTTGTGCCAACAGTGCATTCTGTTATGGGGAGTTTGAAGCAAATTGTTAAAGACAGAATCACAACAGTCATAAGTCAGAAAGTAAACAGAAGAGATAGTGAAAATGTGAAAATGTAG